In Deinococcus sp. QL22, the following are encoded in one genomic region:
- a CDS encoding ABC transporter substrate-binding protein, which yields MTLDLTLTKRSFLTLAAPLLLAAVLSPDAQAQAATSVRLGFFPNLTHAPALVGLQRGTFQKAFGAAKLDAKEFVSGTTLTEAFAAGQIDIAYIGPGPAINAAGRGMPVQFIAGASEAGAVLVARKDSTIKSYKDLGGKNVAVPSLGNTQDISLRHILNENALKSKTDGGTVLITPIAPADIVAAFAAKRVDATLVPEPWGAVLEAQGHRIIGNEKTVWRGGNYPTTVVIVNTKFAQANPQLVAAFLKAHTEAVAFLTKSPAAAQAAVNAQLFKLTGAKVDPRVMQRAFARTRFTTALDLEALKEYSALNVEAGYARTAPDLSQFLKK from the coding sequence ATGACCTTAGATCTGACGCTTACAAAACGAAGTTTTTTGACGCTGGCAGCGCCGTTGCTGCTGGCCGCTGTCCTGTCCCCAGACGCCCAAGCGCAGGCCGCAACCAGCGTTCGCCTCGGCTTTTTTCCAAACCTGACGCACGCGCCCGCACTGGTGGGTTTACAGCGCGGCACCTTTCAGAAGGCGTTCGGGGCCGCCAAGTTGGACGCCAAAGAATTCGTGTCGGGCACCACACTGACTGAAGCGTTCGCGGCAGGGCAAATCGACATTGCCTACATCGGCCCCGGCCCCGCCATCAACGCCGCCGGGCGCGGTATGCCCGTGCAGTTTATTGCCGGAGCAAGCGAGGCAGGCGCAGTGCTGGTGGCCCGCAAAGACAGCACAATCAAGAGCTACAAAGATCTGGGCGGCAAGAATGTCGCCGTACCTAGTTTGGGCAATACGCAGGACATCAGCCTGCGCCACATCCTGAATGAGAACGCACTGAAATCGAAGACGGACGGCGGCACGGTGCTGATTACACCGATTGCGCCTGCCGATATTGTCGCTGCTTTTGCCGCCAAACGGGTGGACGCCACGCTGGTGCCGGAGCCCTGGGGCGCAGTTCTAGAGGCACAGGGCCACCGCATCATCGGCAACGAGAAAACGGTGTGGCGAGGCGGCAACTACCCCACGACCGTCGTGATCGTGAACACCAAGTTTGCACAGGCCAACCCGCAACTCGTGGCAGCTTTCCTGAAAGCGCACACCGAGGCGGTAGCCTTCCTGACCAAAAGCCCGGCGGCGGCACAGGCAGCGGTGAACGCTCAACTGTTCAAGCTGACCGGAGCCAAGGTCGATCCCCGCGTGATGCAGCGTGCCTTTGCCCGGACACGCTTTACGACGGCTCTTGATCTGGAAGCACTGAAAGAGTATTCGGCGCTGAACGTGGAAGCCGGATACGCCCGCACCGCGCCCGACCTCTCGCAGTTCCTGAAGAAATAA
- a CDS encoding phosphoribosyltransferase family protein, translating into MQVEQLNVTVGAVTRDLPTVRVGSTGRVPLVEFIGDPEFTNAVAAEMVALIPAGTDMLLSVVTNALPLVHELSDRSGIPYVVVRKKRRTYMQDPLIVDVPSMTMGVSETLWLDGPHAARLKGKRVTIVQDVIASGGTAQALARLTERAGGTVNGFLAAFKQGETTVPLHFLQELPKRI; encoded by the coding sequence GTGCAGGTGGAACAACTCAACGTTACTGTCGGGGCCGTCACCCGTGACCTGCCCACCGTGCGCGTAGGCAGCACCGGGCGCGTGCCACTCGTAGAATTTATTGGCGATCCGGAATTTACCAACGCGGTAGCCGCCGAAATGGTGGCCCTGATTCCCGCCGGAACAGACATGCTGCTGTCGGTGGTCACCAACGCCCTGCCGCTTGTACATGAATTGAGTGACCGCAGCGGCATTCCGTACGTGGTAGTACGTAAAAAACGCCGCACCTACATGCAAGATCCGCTGATCGTAGACGTACCGAGCATGACGATGGGCGTATCGGAAACGTTGTGGCTGGACGGCCCGCACGCCGCACGGCTAAAAGGTAAACGGGTCACGATTGTGCAAGATGTGATTGCCAGTGGCGGCACCGCTCAGGCGTTGGCACGGCTGACAGAGCGGGCAGGCGGCACGGTCAACGGCTTTCTGGCAGCCTTCAAACAGGGAGAAACCACCGTACCACTCCACTTTTTGCAGGAATTGCCGAAGAGAATTTGA
- a CDS encoding phosphoribosyltransferase family protein produces the protein MKTHHVQVGTVSRELPIVEVAPGVSVALFNMLGDTEVTEAAGKALAALIPADVDILVTPEVKALSLAHVISRESGKPYIVIRKTQKPYMVDPVVREVVSITTGKPQTLVLDGFDVEKIRGRKVAIVDDVVSSGGTLHSISQIIQEVGGEVAAVIAVFTEGQERPEVTALGHLPLFT, from the coding sequence GTGAAAACCCATCATGTTCAGGTCGGCACCGTTTCGCGGGAGTTGCCTATCGTCGAAGTCGCGCCCGGCGTCAGCGTGGCACTGTTCAATATGCTTGGCGACACCGAGGTCACCGAAGCGGCGGGCAAGGCGCTGGCCGCACTGATACCCGCGGACGTGGATATTCTGGTCACACCAGAAGTCAAGGCGCTCTCGTTGGCGCACGTCATCAGTCGCGAATCGGGCAAACCCTACATTGTGATTCGCAAGACGCAGAAGCCCTATATGGTTGATCCGGTGGTGCGTGAGGTGGTCAGCATTACGACGGGCAAGCCACAAACGCTGGTGCTGGACGGCTTCGATGTAGAAAAAATTCGGGGCCGCAAGGTGGCGATTGTAGACGACGTGGTCAGCAGTGGCGGCACGCTGCACTCCATTTCGCAAATCATTCAGGAAGTGGGCGGCGAGGTGGCCGCTGTGATCGCCGTGTTTACCGAGGGACAGGAACGCCCAGAAGTCACGGCGCTGGGGCATCTGCCGCTGTTCACCTGA
- a CDS encoding S-layer homology domain-containing protein, with translation MRNTFILSSLLALGLGMASAQTDTAAPATAAPAAPATTAAPATAAAQVVQFTDVPAGHWAKDAVDLIVQRGLIQGFPDGTFRGNESLTRYQAALVFYRLLQSGQLSNSSLSATDLATITAGMQEVSTELAAISTRVTDLEALTTEQQARITALEGRIEALGTPAANAAGADTTALTARIDALEAAIRNIPAGPAGATGPAGPAGAAADTAALAARIAALEVRATTTTTGDTSTGTVTTTPVTPPPTTVVIGNTDTVVDAVRSTNLYAGVSLGAQNTQGTDPCYLLNSSGRAVNFCLSGGAMVGANNVIGPVGVRLSAEHVPGKNGFNADINATYSLNNGSNITPYVGAGLGLTSSRTRASATTSASDVYANALAGVDFRVTDSITAFVEADARYYLSNKGAGTGLAANDARGFGGTIKTGLKFFF, from the coding sequence ATGCGTAACACCTTTATTTTGTCTTCACTTCTCGCTCTCGGCCTCGGCATGGCCAGCGCCCAAACCGATACCGCCGCACCCGCAACTGCTGCACCTGCTGCACCTGCAACGACTGCTGCTCCTGCTACGGCAGCCGCACAGGTTGTGCAGTTCACCGACGTTCCCGCAGGCCACTGGGCCAAAGACGCCGTTGACCTGATCGTGCAGCGCGGCCTGATTCAGGGCTTCCCTGACGGCACCTTCCGCGGCAACGAGAGCTTGACCCGCTACCAGGCAGCCCTCGTGTTCTACCGCCTCCTGCAAAGCGGCCAGCTCAGCAACAGCAGCCTCAGCGCTACCGACCTCGCCACCATCACGGCTGGTATGCAGGAAGTCAGCACCGAACTGGCCGCCATCAGCACCCGCGTGACCGACCTGGAAGCGCTGACCACCGAGCAGCAGGCCCGCATTACAGCGCTGGAAGGCCGCATTGAGGCACTGGGTACGCCCGCCGCCAACGCTGCTGGTGCAGACACCACCGCGCTGACCGCACGCATCGACGCGCTGGAAGCCGCTATCCGTAACATTCCTGCTGGCCCTGCCGGCGCAACCGGCCCTGCTGGCCCCGCCGGAGCCGCTGCTGATACCGCCGCTTTGGCCGCCCGTATCGCCGCCCTCGAAGTGCGTGCAACCACCACCACGACGGGCGACACCAGCACCGGCACCGTGACCACCACCCCTGTCACGCCTCCTCCTACCACCGTGGTTATCGGCAACACCGACACCGTTGTGGACGCCGTTCGCAGCACCAACCTTTACGCTGGCGTCAGCCTGGGCGCTCAGAACACCCAGGGCACCGACCCCTGCTACCTGCTGAACTCCAGTGGCCGCGCCGTGAACTTCTGCCTCTCCGGCGGCGCGATGGTCGGTGCCAATAACGTCATCGGCCCCGTCGGTGTGCGTCTGTCCGCCGAGCACGTCCCCGGCAAGAACGGCTTCAACGCCGACATCAACGCCACCTACAGCCTGAATAACGGCAGCAACATCACCCCTTACGTGGGCGCAGGTCTGGGCCTCACCAGCAGCCGCACCCGTGCAAGCGCTACGACCAGCGCCAGCGACGTCTACGCCAACGCTCTGGCCGGTGTGGACTTCCGCGTCACCGACAGCATCACTGCGTTCGTCGAAGCCGATGCCCGTTACTACCTCAGCAACAAGGGTGCCGGCACAGGCCTCGCTGCAAACGATGCACGTGGCTTTGGCGGCACTATCAAGACCGGCCTGAAGTTCTTCTTCTAA
- a CDS encoding ABC transporter permease, whose translation MTTRPAELPRASSGQPSRWRVISWQIIGLALILGIWWLVTDVLKLYPPYVFPSPGAVWKEIEYGLFGTGPQDGKLLSAIGGSLRRVLTGYAIAVVLGGVVGLLMGAWLPLRATLGAYLTGIQSVPSIAFVPFAILFLGLNERAVLFVVILEGFIPVALAVSGAILNVPPALRVAGRTLGARGLGLTLRVLLPASVPNILTGLRTAWSFSWRALVGGELLIAGVASLGEQLEVGRNTANVGLVLGTIIIIGIIGGLFDTVLRAIEGRVRRDYGLEVQS comes from the coding sequence ATGACGACGCGCCCCGCAGAACTACCGCGTGCCTCGTCGGGTCAGCCTTCCCGCTGGCGGGTCATCAGTTGGCAGATCATCGGGCTGGCCCTGATTCTCGGTATCTGGTGGCTGGTCACCGATGTGCTGAAGTTGTATCCGCCCTACGTCTTTCCCAGCCCCGGCGCAGTCTGGAAGGAAATCGAATATGGCCTGTTCGGCACTGGCCCGCAGGACGGCAAACTGCTGAGCGCCATTGGTGGCAGCCTGCGCCGGGTACTGACCGGATACGCCATCGCCGTCGTGCTGGGCGGCGTCGTGGGCCTGCTGATGGGCGCTTGGTTGCCGCTGCGGGCCACTCTGGGTGCCTACCTCACGGGCATTCAGAGCGTGCCCAGCATCGCCTTCGTGCCCTTTGCCATCCTGTTTTTGGGCCTGAATGAACGCGCCGTGCTGTTCGTGGTCATTCTGGAAGGCTTTATTCCGGTGGCACTGGCGGTATCGGGGGCCATCCTGAACGTGCCGCCCGCCCTGCGCGTGGCAGGCCGCACCCTCGGCGCACGCGGGCTGGGCCTGACCCTGCGCGTGCTGCTGCCTGCGTCGGTGCCCAATATCCTGACCGGACTGCGCACTGCCTGGAGTTTTTCCTGGCGGGCGCTGGTCGGCGGAGAGCTATTGATTGCAGGCGTCGCCAGCCTGGGCGAGCAACTGGAAGTGGGCCGTAATACCGCCAATGTAGGCCTGGTGTTGGGCACCATCATCATTATCGGCATCATTGGCGGCCTGTTCGATACCGTGTTAAGGGCCATAGAGGGCCGGGTACGCCGCGATTACGGCCTGGAGGTGCAATCATGA
- a CDS encoding ABC transporter ATP-binding protein, whose product MTATMETPAQPTARTANGRGASLTLEGVSYRYSGRNAGAKAGVGPLNLKVDAGEFLCVVGPSGSGKSTLLSLLAGFLRPQEGQILLADTPVLGPHPRLTLVQQEAALFPWRTVAGNVAFGLESQRLPRPERDIRIADALRQVGLTGYGDRRVHELSGGQRQRVSLARALATQPGLLLLDEPFSALDIQTRTSLADELLGIWWQQKITVVFVTHQLDEALHLGQRVVALKDGAVALDARAKDVSVKQLRETLEV is encoded by the coding sequence ATGACAGCCACGATGGAAACTCCGGCCCAACCTACCGCCCGAACCGCGAATGGACGCGGGGCCAGCCTGACCCTGGAAGGGGTGAGCTACCGCTATTCCGGGCGCAATGCTGGGGCCAAAGCAGGCGTCGGGCCGCTGAATTTGAAGGTAGATGCCGGAGAATTCCTGTGCGTGGTGGGGCCGAGTGGCAGCGGCAAAAGCACACTCCTGTCCTTGCTAGCCGGATTTCTGAGGCCGCAAGAAGGCCAGATTCTGCTGGCCGACACACCCGTTTTGGGGCCGCATCCCCGCCTGACTCTGGTGCAGCAGGAAGCGGCCCTCTTCCCGTGGCGTACAGTGGCGGGCAATGTGGCTTTTGGCCTGGAAAGTCAGCGCTTGCCCCGGCCAGAGCGAGATATCCGGATTGCCGACGCCCTGCGGCAAGTGGGCCTGACCGGGTACGGAGACCGCCGCGTGCATGAACTGTCGGGCGGCCAACGCCAACGGGTCAGCCTTGCCCGCGCCCTGGCGACTCAGCCGGGGCTGCTGCTCCTTGATGAACCCTTCAGCGCCCTCGACATCCAGACCCGCACCTCGTTGGCCGATGAACTGCTGGGCATCTGGTGGCAACAAAAAATTACGGTGGTCTTCGTAACGCACCAACTTGATGAGGCCCTGCATCTGGGTCAGCGCGTGGTGGCCCTCAAAGACGGCGCAGTGGCCCTGGACGCCCGCGCCAAAGACGTAAGCGTGAAGCAGTTGCGGGAAACGTTGGAAGTGTAG